Below is a genomic region from Balneola sp. MJW-20.
CACTACTGAAAGCATACTCTCAAGGCATCTTCCCGATGGCTAACAGTAAAGAATCCAAAAACGTGGACTGGTATACGGCCTGTAAGCGCGGGATCATCCCTTTAGATAACTTTCACATGTCTTCAAATGTGATGCGACTGATCCGGCGCGGGGATTTTGAAGTCAATATTGATACCAACTTCAGGCAGGTTATAATAGCCTGTGCCGACCGTGAGACTACCTGGATCAATCCTCTGATCATCGATTCCTATTGTGTATTGAATGAAATGGGATATGCTCACTCAGTAGAGATCTATACAGGAAATGAACTTACGGGGGGATTGTATGGTGTTTCACTGGGTGGGGCATTTTTCGGGGAAAGCATGTTCCATTACGAGCCGGAGACGGATAAGATCGCTCTGTACTATTGTCATGAGATCCTGGAAAAGAACGGTTTTGAATTATGGGATACGCAATTCTATACAGATCATCTGGCTCGTTTCGGGTGTATAGAAATCGATTCAGAAGAGTACGAAATCCGTCTTGAAAAGGCACTCCAAAAGAGGTGTAGCTTCCGGATGATTAAAT
It encodes:
- the aat gene encoding leucyl/phenylalanyl-tRNA--protein transferase — encoded protein: MQVIEPEALLKAYSQGIFPMANSKESKNVDWYTACKRGIIPLDNFHMSSNVMRLIRRGDFEVNIDTNFRQVIIACADRETTWINPLIIDSYCVLNEMGYAHSVEIYTGNELTGGLYGVSLGGAFFGESMFHYEPETDKIALYYCHEILEKNGFELWDTQFYTDHLARFGCIEIDSEEYEIRLEKALQKRCSFRMIK